The following proteins come from a genomic window of Myroides odoratus DSM 2801:
- a CDS encoding helix-turn-helix domain-containing protein → MYNGNLNKQVLSDSRGERREFIAMKLQHALRLENSYTIPMQKNDFFQIILITAGSGIQYIDLQAYEVKAGDIVFINTWQQYRWSYNASTQGYLLRFTPSFITQFVSDHLFVHDLPFFKRFTNHHLVELRDELKDILLIAMERILKEYETEDGEYINLIRTYLLEVLLLCKKEIDQTALTSLTFIKSNDLIKSFESLIDKHFYEYRFPKEYAKVLLVTPNYLNAMCQKVKQKSAGDMIRDRILIECKRLLLHTNLSASEIAYQLNFKDNSYFSRFFKKHIGIAPDEFRRR, encoded by the coding sequence ATGTATAATGGGAATTTAAATAAGCAGGTATTATCTGATAGTAGAGGAGAGCGAAGAGAATTTATCGCCATGAAATTACAACATGCCTTACGGCTCGAAAATAGTTACACCATCCCCATGCAGAAGAATGACTTTTTTCAAATTATTCTCATCACCGCAGGAAGTGGAATTCAATATATCGATTTACAGGCTTATGAAGTTAAAGCAGGTGATATTGTCTTCATAAATACCTGGCAACAATATCGCTGGAGCTACAATGCATCAACACAGGGGTATTTATTGCGTTTTACGCCTAGTTTCATTACCCAATTCGTTTCTGATCACCTATTTGTTCACGATCTCCCCTTTTTTAAACGATTTACTAATCATCACCTAGTAGAACTAAGAGATGAATTAAAAGACATCCTATTAATTGCGATGGAACGCATACTGAAAGAATACGAAACGGAAGACGGCGAGTACATTAATTTAATTCGAACCTACCTTTTAGAAGTATTACTCTTATGTAAAAAAGAAATTGATCAAACTGCTTTGACTAGCCTTACTTTCATAAAATCAAATGATTTAATTAAATCATTTGAATCCTTGATTGATAAGCATTTTTATGAATATCGCTTTCCAAAAGAATACGCCAAGGTATTGCTGGTTACTCCCAACTACTTGAATGCGATGTGCCAAAAAGTAAAGCAAAAATCCGCAGGTGATATGATTCGCGATCGAATCTTAATTGAATGCAAACGACTACTTCTACATACAAACTTATCCGCTAGCGAAATTGCCTATCAATTGAATTTTAAAGATAATTCCTACTTCTCTAGGTTTTTTAAGAAACACATTGGTATTGCACCAGATGAATTTAGAAGAAGATAA
- a CDS encoding acyl-CoA dehydrogenase family protein, whose protein sequence is MNTAITRGGQYLIKETKSENIFTPEDFSEEQLMMRDSVKEFIDKEVWPHKNRFENKDYAFTKECMQKAGELGLLGVAVPEAYGGLEMGFVSTMLVCDYISGATGSFSTAFGAHTGIGTMPITLYGNEEQKKKYVPKLASGEWFGAYCLTEPDAGSDANSGKTKAVLSDDGKYYNITGQKMWISNAGFCNVFIVFARIEDDKNITGFIVENDPSNGISLGEEEHKLGIRASSTRQVFFTNTKVPVENMLSERGNGFKIAMNALNVGRIKLAAACLDSQRRLITEAIKYANERIQFKVPISSFGAIRTKIAEMVTNAYVGESASYRAAGSIEKRINQRIEEGNSHQEAELKGVEEFAIECSILKVAVSEDVQSCTDEGIQIFGGMGFSEDTPMESAWRDARISRIYEGTNEINRMLAVGMLIKKAMKGHVDLLTPAMQVADELMSIPSFDTPDYSELFTEEKEMIEKLKKAFLMVAGSAVQKFGPDLEKHQALMMAAADMMIEIYMAESAILRTEKLAKSKGEQNIKEEIAMAQLYLYHAVDIVAQKGKEGIASFAEGDEQRIMLMGLRRFTKYVNLPNVNALRESIAKKAIEANEYVF, encoded by the coding sequence ATGAATACAGCTATAACAAGAGGAGGTCAATACTTAATAAAAGAAACAAAAAGTGAGAATATCTTTACTCCTGAAGATTTCTCAGAAGAGCAATTAATGATGCGTGATTCGGTAAAGGAATTTATCGATAAAGAGGTATGGCCACACAAAAATCGCTTTGAAAATAAAGATTATGCGTTCACAAAAGAATGCATGCAAAAAGCAGGGGAACTTGGTCTTTTAGGGGTTGCTGTTCCAGAAGCTTATGGAGGATTGGAAATGGGATTTGTTTCGACCATGCTTGTTTGTGATTATATATCAGGAGCAACAGGTTCTTTCTCTACTGCTTTTGGTGCACATACGGGAATTGGAACAATGCCGATTACACTTTACGGAAATGAAGAACAAAAGAAAAAATACGTTCCTAAATTAGCCAGTGGTGAATGGTTTGGAGCTTACTGTTTAACAGAACCTGATGCGGGTTCCGATGCTAACTCAGGTAAAACGAAAGCTGTTTTATCAGATGATGGTAAGTATTACAACATCACAGGACAAAAAATGTGGATTTCCAATGCTGGATTCTGTAATGTATTCATCGTATTCGCTCGTATTGAAGACGACAAAAATATTACGGGGTTTATTGTAGAAAATGATCCTTCTAATGGAATTTCTCTTGGAGAAGAAGAACACAAATTGGGAATTAGAGCCTCTTCTACTCGTCAGGTATTCTTTACTAATACAAAAGTACCTGTTGAGAATATGCTTTCTGAGCGTGGAAATGGATTTAAAATTGCAATGAATGCCTTAAACGTGGGGCGTATCAAACTAGCTGCTGCTTGTTTAGATTCTCAACGTCGCTTAATTACGGAAGCAATTAAATACGCAAATGAGCGTATCCAATTCAAAGTGCCTATTTCTTCTTTTGGTGCCATTCGCACGAAAATTGCAGAAATGGTAACGAATGCATATGTAGGCGAATCCGCTTCTTATCGTGCTGCTGGTAGTATTGAAAAGCGCATTAATCAACGTATTGAAGAAGGAAATTCACACCAAGAAGCTGAATTAAAAGGAGTTGAAGAATTTGCTATTGAATGTTCAATCCTAAAAGTAGCGGTTTCTGAGGATGTACAATCTTGTACGGATGAGGGAATCCAAATCTTTGGTGGAATGGGATTCTCTGAAGATACTCCAATGGAAAGTGCGTGGAGAGATGCTCGTATTTCTCGTATTTACGAAGGGACGAACGAAATCAACCGCATGTTGGCCGTAGGAATGTTAATCAAAAAAGCAATGAAAGGGCATGTAGATTTACTAACTCCTGCTATGCAAGTTGCGGATGAATTGATGAGTATTCCAAGTTTCGATACCCCTGATTATTCAGAATTGTTTACCGAAGAAAAAGAAATGATTGAAAAGCTTAAAAAAGCCTTTTTAATGGTTGCAGGTAGTGCGGTTCAAAAATTTGGTCCTGACTTAGAAAAACACCAAGCATTAATGATGGCTGCTGCAGATATGATGATTGAAATCTACATGGCAGAAAGTGCAATTCTAAGAACTGAAAAATTAGCAAAAAGCAAGGGAGAGCAAAACATCAAAGAGGAAATTGCGATGGCCCAATTATATCTATACCATGCTGTTGATATTGTGGCTCAAAAAGGAAAAGAAGGAATTGCTTCTTTTGCAGAAGGAGATGAACAACGCATCATGTTAATGGGACTAAGAAGATTTACTAAATATGTAAATCTACCAAATGTAAATGCATTACGCGAATCTATTGCTAAAAAAGCAATAGAAGCTAACGAATATGTTTTCTAA
- a CDS encoding acetyl-CoA C-acyltransferase, producing MKTAYIVKGYRTAVGKAPRGVFRFKRPDELAAETIEYLMNALPEFDKTRIDDVMVGNAMPEAEQGLNMGRLISLMGLKVDDVPGVTVNRYCASGIETIGMAVAKIQAGMADCIIAGGAESMSYIPMGGYKPTPDYGVAKAGHEDYYWGMGLTAEAVANDYKVSRADQDEFAYQSHMKALKAIADGKFADQIVPITVDEVFVNEKGKRESKSYTVTQDEGPRMGTSVEALSKLRPVFAADGSVTAGNSSQMSDGAAFVMVMSEEMVKELNIEPIARMVNYAAAGVEPRIMGIGPIKAIPKALKQAGLQLKDIDLIELNEAFASQSLAVIRELGINPDIVNVNGGAIALGHPLGCTGAKLSVQLFDEMKRRGSKYGMVTMCVGTGQGAAGIYELL from the coding sequence ATGAAAACTGCATATATAGTAAAAGGATATAGAACAGCTGTAGGTAAAGCTCCTCGTGGTGTTTTTCGCTTTAAAAGACCCGATGAGTTAGCAGCAGAAACCATAGAATATTTAATGAACGCTCTTCCTGAATTTGACAAAACGCGTATTGACGATGTCATGGTAGGAAACGCAATGCCAGAAGCTGAACAAGGGCTTAATATGGGGCGTTTAATCTCCTTAATGGGATTAAAAGTAGATGATGTACCTGGGGTTACCGTAAACCGATACTGTGCTTCTGGTATTGAAACCATCGGAATGGCCGTAGCAAAAATTCAAGCAGGAATGGCGGATTGTATCATCGCTGGTGGAGCAGAAAGTATGAGTTATATTCCTATGGGCGGATATAAACCAACGCCAGATTATGGAGTGGCAAAAGCGGGACATGAAGATTACTATTGGGGAATGGGACTTACTGCTGAAGCAGTAGCCAATGACTATAAAGTATCTCGAGCTGATCAAGATGAATTCGCTTACCAATCGCACATGAAAGCGTTAAAAGCTATTGCGGATGGAAAATTTGCGGATCAAATTGTACCAATCACCGTAGACGAGGTATTTGTCAACGAAAAAGGAAAAAGAGAAAGCAAATCATACACGGTTACACAAGATGAAGGTCCGCGTATGGGAACTTCTGTTGAGGCTTTATCTAAATTGAGACCTGTATTTGCCGCTGATGGATCTGTTACGGCTGGTAACTCTTCTCAAATGAGTGACGGTGCTGCTTTTGTTATGGTCATGTCTGAAGAAATGGTCAAGGAGCTTAACATTGAACCAATTGCTCGCATGGTCAATTATGCAGCAGCAGGTGTTGAGCCTCGAATTATGGGAATTGGTCCGATTAAAGCTATTCCTAAAGCACTTAAACAAGCTGGGTTACAATTAAAAGACATTGATTTAATTGAATTGAATGAAGCTTTTGCTTCTCAATCCCTAGCTGTTATTAGAGAATTGGGAATTAATCCCGATATCGTTAACGTCAATGGTGGAGCAATCGCTTTAGGACATCCATTAGGGTGTACAGGAGCAAAATTATCTGTTCAATTATTTGATGAAATGAAACGCAGAGGCTCTAAATACGGTATGGTTACCATGTGTGTGGGAACTGGTCAAGGAGCTGCTGGAATTTACGAATTGCTATAA